A portion of the Faecalibacterium sp. I3-3-89 genome contains these proteins:
- a CDS encoding alkyl/aryl-sulfatase, with translation MKMTRRNFLSTSAVAALACGASLTAHAAGSTDENSLNFITDIFKDPTQPGEVEGATTRTAEKNAEWYSKLDFSDRRELDNAARGLLDNQEGRVIYNDDGTTAWDLQGYGDLDRDAPDTVNPSLWRNTQLNAKAGLFEVCDGIYQVRGFDMANATFIRTNNGWIIFDVLMCKENMQAAKALMENRFGPLDVKAVLYSHSHVDHFGGAEGAIDRNDVADPSLSIDKQLASGKTVILAPEGFLKHAISENVYAGIAMARRAQYQYGTVLEKGEKGALSIGIGMGQSTGQVSLIAPTYEIGEDVPKLTIDGLEIEFQLTPGTEAPAEMNAYFPKYRALWMAENCTGTLHNLYTLRGAQVRDANDWAKYIIEVDQRFCDKTDVVFQSHNWPHWGEEIHEYLLNTAAIYKFIHDQTLHYMNQGYTSNEIAAMISLPDALEKVWYTRQYYGTLPHNAKAIYQKYLGWYDANPVNLDPLPPSDAAKKLVEYLGSTELVLCKAKKDYAKGEYQWVAQITKELVFADPSNQKARNLCADALEQLGYQAESGAWRNAYLMGAAELRNGNLSGRARTANGLTNSMRAMTVSMLLDYIAILTDANAAQNDDLTLNLTVTDENEQFYVTRKNGVLLTYPGENRPDAQASVTCRRLQLFALMTGQQAGQVQISGDATVLKRLLAYASKFEKTFNVIEP, from the coding sequence ATGAAGATGACTCGCAGAAACTTTCTTTCCACTTCAGCGGTTGCGGCGTTAGCCTGCGGCGCATCCCTGACCGCGCACGCAGCAGGCAGTACCGATGAAAACAGTCTGAACTTTATCACAGACATTTTCAAGGACCCCACCCAGCCGGGGGAGGTCGAAGGCGCAACGACCCGAACCGCAGAAAAAAATGCAGAGTGGTACAGCAAACTGGATTTTTCCGACCGGCGGGAACTTGACAATGCAGCACGTGGCCTGCTGGACAATCAGGAAGGCAGGGTCATCTACAACGATGACGGAACAACGGCATGGGATCTGCAAGGCTATGGGGATCTGGACCGTGATGCGCCGGATACGGTCAACCCGAGCCTGTGGCGGAATACCCAGCTCAATGCCAAAGCCGGTCTGTTTGAAGTATGTGACGGCATCTATCAGGTGCGTGGCTTTGATATGGCCAATGCGACCTTCATCCGCACCAACAACGGCTGGATCATTTTTGATGTCCTGATGTGCAAAGAAAATATGCAGGCAGCAAAAGCGCTGATGGAAAACCGGTTCGGACCGCTGGATGTCAAAGCTGTGCTGTACAGTCATAGCCATGTGGATCACTTTGGCGGCGCAGAGGGTGCGATCGACCGGAACGATGTAGCGGACCCCAGCCTTTCCATCGATAAACAGCTTGCCTCGGGCAAAACGGTCATCCTTGCACCGGAAGGATTTTTGAAACACGCCATCAGCGAAAACGTCTATGCCGGCATCGCAATGGCCCGGCGTGCGCAGTATCAGTATGGTACGGTGCTGGAAAAAGGGGAGAAAGGAGCGCTCTCCATCGGCATCGGCATGGGACAGTCTACCGGTCAGGTGAGCCTTATTGCACCGACCTATGAGATCGGGGAAGATGTTCCAAAGCTGACCATCGACGGGCTGGAGATTGAATTTCAACTAACCCCCGGCACCGAAGCCCCTGCCGAAATGAACGCCTATTTCCCGAAGTACCGTGCCCTCTGGATGGCCGAAAACTGCACCGGCACCCTGCACAACCTCTACACTCTGCGTGGCGCACAGGTGCGGGATGCCAACGATTGGGCGAAGTACATCATCGAGGTTGACCAGCGCTTCTGTGACAAGACCGACGTGGTGTTCCAGAGCCACAACTGGCCGCACTGGGGCGAGGAGATCCATGAATATCTGCTGAATACGGCAGCCATCTATAAGTTTATCCACGACCAGACCCTGCATTACATGAATCAGGGCTATACCTCCAACGAGATCGCCGCCATGATCTCGCTGCCGGATGCCCTCGAAAAAGTCTGGTATACCCGCCAGTATTACGGCACGCTGCCGCATAACGCCAAAGCCATCTACCAGAAGTATCTGGGCTGGTACGATGCGAACCCGGTCAACCTGGACCCGCTCCCGCCCAGCGATGCCGCTAAGAAGCTTGTAGAATATCTGGGCAGCACGGAGCTGGTGCTCTGCAAGGCAAAAAAGGACTATGCAAAGGGCGAATATCAGTGGGTGGCACAGATCACCAAGGAGCTGGTCTTTGCAGACCCGTCCAACCAGAAGGCACGCAACCTGTGCGCCGATGCGCTGGAGCAGTTGGGTTATCAGGCGGAATCCGGTGCGTGGCGCAACGCCTACCTGATGGGTGCGGCGGAACTGCGGAACGGCAATCTGTCTGGGCGGGCCCGCACGGCGAATGGTCTCACCAACAGTATGCGAGCAATGACGGTTTCCATGCTGTTGGATTATATCGCCATCCTGACGGATGCCAACGCTGCACAGAATGATGACCTGACCCTGAATCTGACCGTAACGGATGAGAATGAGCAGTTCTATGTCACCCGCAAGAACGGCGTGCTGCTGACCTATCCCGGCGAGAATCGCCCGGATGCGCAGGCGTCCGTTACTTGTCGGCGGCTTCAGTTGTTTGCTCTGATGACCGGTCAGCAGGCAGGTCAAGTCCAGATCAGCGGCGATGCCACAGTCCTGAAACGCCTGCTGGCGTATGCCTCCAAGTTTGAAAAGACCTTCAATGTGATCGAGCCGTAA
- a CDS encoding LytTR family transcriptional regulator DNA-binding domain-containing protein has protein sequence MNDLHEWFQKNDLCPENILYLYRSDRKTVVHRMDGEEAALYAPLHSVLSILPEDRFLNISKGIAVCRSQIVNISNDGVYTMSDGRTFQGRKRGMRDHRRLRAEIGVADTQPHSMNMSLLEKCSLLDDMPLAFCVIELVFNEDGHGVDFIFRYCNAEMANIEGVPVEEMLDRSFYKVFPNGDKKWLVSYADVALNGTKHTLHDYSPEADKYLTIHCYQPEPGYCACVLQATDP, from the coding sequence ATGAATGATCTGCATGAGTGGTTTCAGAAAAATGACCTTTGCCCAGAAAACATCTTGTATCTCTACCGCAGCGACCGCAAAACGGTTGTTCACCGCATGGACGGGGAGGAAGCTGCGCTGTATGCTCCGCTGCACAGCGTCTTGTCCATTTTGCCGGAAGACCGGTTTCTGAACATCAGCAAAGGGATCGCAGTGTGCCGCAGCCAGATCGTAAATATCAGCAACGATGGGGTCTATACCATGTCCGACGGGCGCACCTTTCAGGGACGCAAGCGTGGAATGCGCGACCATCGCCGCCTGCGTGCGGAGATTGGGGTGGCAGACACACAGCCCCACTCCATGAACATGAGCCTGCTGGAAAAATGCAGCCTGCTGGACGATATGCCGCTGGCGTTCTGCGTCATTGAGCTGGTCTTTAATGAGGATGGGCATGGTGTGGATTTCATCTTCCGCTACTGCAACGCAGAAATGGCAAATATCGAGGGTGTGCCAGTGGAAGAAATGCTGGATCGCTCTTTTTACAAGGTGTTCCCCAATGGCGATAAAAAGTGGCTGGTATCGTATGCAGATGTGGCGCTGAACGGCACAAAGCACACGCTTCACGATTACAGCCCGGAGGCGGATAAATACCTGACCATCCATTGTTACCAGCCGGAGCCGGGGTATTGTGCCTGCGTGCTGCAAGCAACAGATCCGTGA
- a CDS encoding GNAT family N-acetyltransferase: protein MKVTTLDEKSIRDIGHAFGYYDYEEETGMSAAFSGKEATANYICAYVRGVLRGGFLHTTSERGEGYIAYKLPKEKMGLKTMWPIACGMLHNSTLKRLLQFGIAIKRGGASLQDRMDKEKKPYIFVGLVCVREQYQGQGYMRKVLDLAFAEGDRLGVPVILETDAKSKCDKYVHLGMELAGVRDIGEFGKLYDLIKKPDAEKQQSVSTEASTSK from the coding sequence ATGAAAGTTACAACATTAGACGAAAAATCCATCCGTGATATCGGCCATGCCTTCGGCTATTATGACTATGAAGAGGAAACAGGAATGTCCGCTGCCTTTTCCGGGAAAGAAGCCACGGCAAACTATATCTGCGCTTATGTGCGCGGGGTGCTGCGGGGCGGCTTTCTGCACACCACCAGCGAGCGGGGCGAGGGATATATCGCCTACAAGCTGCCAAAGGAGAAGATGGGACTCAAGACGATGTGGCCCATCGCCTGCGGAATGCTGCACAACTCCACCCTGAAGCGCCTTTTGCAATTTGGTATTGCCATCAAGCGGGGCGGGGCTTCCCTGCAAGACCGCATGGACAAGGAAAAGAAACCCTACATTTTCGTTGGACTTGTCTGTGTGCGGGAACAGTATCAGGGGCAGGGCTATATGCGAAAGGTGCTGGACCTTGCCTTTGCTGAGGGCGACCGGCTGGGCGTGCCGGTGATCCTGGAAACGGATGCAAAAAGCAAGTGCGACAAATATGTCCATCTGGGCATGGAACTTGCCGGAGTGCGGGACATCGGCGAATTTGGAAAGCTGTATGACCTGATCAAAAAACCGGACGCGGAAAAGCAGCAGTCTGTCAGTACGGAGGCATCAACATCAAAATGA
- a CDS encoding ABC transporter ATP-binding protein encodes MKKRSDFSRLMGYAGNYRYFTYASWVLSAVSALVALVPFVYIWKILRDVLNAAPDYAQAVNIPHYGWMAVLFAVLSYLIYIAALMCSHLSAFRVATNLRLAVSEHLAVLPLGFAETFGSGKLRKIIHESTGAAETYLAHQLPDQYNAIATPVGLLVLLLAFDWRLGLLSLAPVVLAFLIMATMTGKRMAEKMRQYGNALEAMSNEAVEYVRGIPVVKTFGQSVFSFKKFKATIDEYEKWVISYTKDLRLPMMFYTAAVNGVFAFLIAGGLLFTANGVTAEFLLNLLFYIIITPVISLTLTRIMYMSENELVVADVLARIDSVLEAAPMQVQAVPQHPKDSSVALQDVHFSYDGKTDVIKGVSLKIQPGQMVAFVGPSGGGKSTLANLICRFFDVQSGSVRVGGADVRDIPKEELMDTISFVFQNSRLLKGSILDNVRLGRPQATEAEVLAALKAAQCMDIVEKFPEGIHTVIGTKGVYLSGGEQQRIAIARAMLKNAPILLLDEATAFADPDNEARVQAAFAQLAKGKTVIMIAHRLSTVANADCIYVVQDGQIVESGTKDELCAQNGLFARMWQEYQASVQWKVAKEG; translated from the coding sequence TTGAAAAAACGATCGGACTTTTCCCGGCTGATGGGCTACGCCGGGAACTACCGATATTTCACCTACGCTTCGTGGGTGCTGTCTGCGGTCAGTGCGCTGGTGGCGCTGGTGCCCTTTGTGTACATCTGGAAGATCCTGCGGGATGTGCTGAACGCCGCGCCAGACTATGCGCAGGCGGTGAACATCCCCCATTACGGCTGGATGGCAGTGCTGTTTGCGGTGCTGTCCTACCTCATTTACATTGCGGCACTGATGTGCTCCCACCTGTCGGCGTTCCGGGTGGCGACCAATCTGCGGCTGGCGGTGTCAGAGCATCTGGCGGTGCTGCCGCTGGGCTTTGCCGAGACCTTCGGTAGCGGCAAGCTGCGCAAGATCATCCACGAGAGCACCGGAGCCGCCGAGACCTATCTGGCCCACCAGCTGCCCGACCAGTACAACGCCATCGCCACCCCGGTGGGGCTGCTGGTGCTGCTGCTGGCGTTCGACTGGCGGCTGGGTCTGCTGAGCCTTGCGCCGGTGGTGCTGGCGTTTCTCATCATGGCGACCATGACCGGCAAGCGGATGGCTGAAAAAATGCGGCAGTACGGCAACGCCTTGGAGGCGATGTCCAACGAGGCAGTGGAATACGTCCGGGGCATCCCGGTGGTCAAGACCTTCGGACAATCGGTATTTTCCTTCAAAAAGTTCAAGGCCACCATTGACGAATACGAAAAATGGGTCATCTCCTACACTAAAGATCTGCGCCTGCCCATGATGTTCTACACCGCTGCCGTCAACGGCGTGTTTGCCTTTTTGATCGCAGGCGGGTTGCTGTTCACGGCCAACGGCGTGACCGCGGAATTTCTGCTGAACCTGTTGTTCTATATCATCATCACGCCGGTGATCTCCCTGACCCTGACCCGCATCATGTACATGAGCGAAAATGAACTCGTTGTGGCGGATGTGCTGGCACGCATCGACTCGGTGCTGGAGGCAGCACCCATGCAGGTGCAGGCTGTTCCGCAGCACCCGAAGGATTCCTCTGTCGCGCTGCAGGATGTGCATTTCAGCTATGATGGCAAAACGGATGTTATCAAGGGCGTTTCGCTGAAAATTCAGCCGGGTCAGATGGTGGCTTTCGTTGGCCCCTCCGGCGGCGGCAAATCCACACTGGCAAACCTGATTTGCCGGTTCTTTGATGTGCAGAGCGGCAGCGTCCGGGTGGGCGGAGCGGATGTGCGGGACATCCCCAAGGAAGAACTGATGGACACCATCTCCTTTGTGTTCCAGAACAGCCGCCTGCTCAAGGGCAGCATTCTGGACAACGTCCGTCTGGGTAGGCCGCAGGCCACCGAAGCCGAGGTGCTGGCGGCGCTGAAAGCTGCACAGTGCATGGATATCGTGGAAAAGTTCCCGGAGGGCATCCATACCGTCATTGGCACAAAAGGCGTGTATCTGTCCGGCGGCGAGCAGCAGCGCATTGCCATTGCCCGCGCCATGCTGAAAAATGCGCCTATCCTGCTGCTTGACGAGGCCACCGCTTTTGCCGACCCGGACAATGAAGCCAGAGTGCAGGCTGCATTTGCGCAGCTTGCCAAGGGCAAAACGGTCATTATGATCGCACACCGCCTGTCCACCGTCGCCAACGCCGACTGCATCTATGTGGTGCAGGATGGGCAGATTGTGGAATCCGGCACAAAGGACGAACTGTGTGCGCAGAACGGTCTGTTTGCCCGGATGTGGCAGGAGTATCAGGCGTCGGTGCAGTGGAAGGTCGCAAAGGAGGGGTAA
- a CDS encoding helix-turn-helix transcriptional regulator, protein MIDIIFHDKTGVTPYNPGQTGGFENAAGSGEIHYYRLFDGVGIMLLRLEMETYTEIRTQIGMIEINFCINGRFETSFSMRDSVLLKPGDMAVSCYDGRHGTRSESRFPLGCYEGLCLEVDPAAAQNWLEKNAPGFSVDFAVLKQNLLGNRWFMFGTAGPRCEHVFRELYENAPYMDLRFLRLKVVELLMLLSRIPQEEGTDLYCSTEQTELAHHLRDHLLTNREGYVSLAQLAEEHGISVSHLQKMFKQVYGVPVYHYIKEYRLEQAAVELVRSAKPITQIAQNAGYDNASKFSEAFRKRYGTTPSQYRTHANGLAKRSREIRME, encoded by the coding sequence ATGATTGATATCATTTTTCATGACAAAACGGGGGTCACTCCCTATAATCCCGGACAAACAGGCGGCTTTGAAAATGCGGCCGGAAGTGGAGAAATTCACTATTACCGGCTGTTTGATGGCGTGGGGATCATGCTGCTGCGGCTGGAGATGGAGACCTATACGGAAATCCGCACGCAGATCGGTATGATAGAGATCAATTTCTGCATCAATGGCCGTTTTGAAACCAGCTTTTCCATGCGTGATAGCGTTCTGCTAAAGCCGGGGGATATGGCCGTCAGCTGCTACGACGGACGGCATGGAACACGTTCAGAGTCACGGTTCCCGCTGGGCTGTTACGAAGGGCTGTGTCTGGAAGTTGATCCAGCAGCCGCTCAGAACTGGCTTGAGAAGAACGCACCGGGCTTTTCGGTGGATTTTGCGGTACTGAAGCAGAATCTTCTGGGAAACCGATGGTTCATGTTCGGTACGGCAGGACCCCGCTGTGAGCACGTTTTCCGGGAATTGTACGAAAATGCGCCCTACATGGATCTCCGGTTCCTGCGGCTCAAGGTGGTGGAGCTGTTGATGCTGCTGAGCCGCATTCCGCAGGAGGAAGGAACGGACTTGTACTGTTCTACCGAACAGACCGAACTAGCACACCATCTCCGGGATCACCTTCTGACAAACCGGGAGGGGTATGTCTCCCTTGCGCAGCTGGCAGAAGAACACGGGATCTCGGTTTCGCACCTGCAAAAAATGTTCAAACAGGTCTACGGTGTGCCAGTATACCACTATATCAAGGAATACCGTCTGGAACAGGCTGCCGTAGAGCTTGTCCGGAGCGCAAAGCCCATTACGCAGATCGCACAGAATGCAGGATATGACAACGCCAGCAAGTTTTCGGAGGCTTTCCGGAAACGATATGGAACGACCCCGTCGCAGTACCGCACCCACGCAAATGGACTCGCAAAACGGAGCAGGGAAATCAGAATGGAGTAG
- a CDS encoding amylosucrase has protein sequence MAAKQEFESRFAKHKDELEWLFMELYHNREGLEVLEREMAEAYNARSAELKALDKARSADPEWYKRGNMFGMTMYTDLFAGNLKELAKKLPYLKAQKLTYLHLMPLLQMPHPHNDGGYAVEDFDTVDPALGTNKDLENLTRELRKAGISLCLDFVMNHTASTHRWAIAAKAGDPWFQAYYHLYDDRTIPDQYEQTVPQVFPNTAPGNFTWCEELHKWVLTTFHDYQWDLNYGNPAVFVDMTKSILHLANLGVEVFRIDAVPYIWKQLGTTCRNLPQVHTIVRMLRMVLECVCPAVVLKGEVVMAPKELAAYFGTPEKPECHMLYNVSTMVNLWGALASRDTRLLKAQLDALHALPDNCWFVNYLRCHDDIGWGLDEAVENRLGIDPQKHKEYLYHFYEGNFPGSWAKGELYNYDPATGDARSCGTTASLCGVEQALEKDDKTALDYAVKRDLLLHTAMAFLQGFPMLNCGDEIAQLNGWDYKNDPDRVEDSRNLHRSKFNWEDAKQRTQKGTLQNQLWQGMEQLRQMRADPCFAPDAWVTTWDSHNPGVLALVRKRGEETLVGLFNFTEYPAGASLDALGGKYHTPEGTSVWLADVELEPYQALLVKNK, from the coding sequence ATGGCAGCAAAACAGGAATTTGAGTCTCGGTTTGCCAAGCACAAGGACGAGCTGGAATGGCTGTTCATGGAGCTGTACCACAACCGGGAAGGGCTGGAGGTTCTGGAGCGGGAGATGGCAGAAGCCTACAACGCCCGCAGCGCTGAGCTGAAAGCACTGGACAAGGCACGCTCTGCCGACCCGGAGTGGTACAAGCGGGGCAATATGTTCGGCATGACCATGTACACCGACCTCTTTGCCGGAAATCTGAAAGAACTGGCAAAGAAGCTGCCCTACCTCAAGGCGCAGAAGCTGACTTATCTGCACCTGATGCCCCTGCTGCAGATGCCCCACCCTCACAACGATGGCGGCTATGCGGTGGAGGACTTCGACACCGTAGACCCGGCCCTTGGCACCAACAAAGATCTGGAAAACCTGACCCGTGAACTGCGCAAGGCAGGCATCAGCCTGTGTCTGGATTTTGTCATGAACCACACCGCCAGCACCCACCGCTGGGCGATAGCGGCAAAGGCGGGCGACCCGTGGTTTCAGGCCTATTACCATCTCTATGACGACCGCACCATCCCCGACCAGTACGAGCAGACGGTGCCGCAGGTGTTCCCCAACACCGCGCCCGGCAACTTTACATGGTGTGAGGAGTTGCACAAGTGGGTGCTGACCACCTTCCACGACTATCAGTGGGATCTGAACTACGGAAACCCGGCGGTGTTCGTGGACATGACCAAGAGCATTCTGCACCTTGCAAATCTCGGTGTGGAAGTGTTCCGCATTGATGCCGTGCCCTACATCTGGAAGCAGCTGGGCACCACCTGCCGCAACCTGCCGCAGGTACACACCATCGTGCGGATGCTCCGCATGGTGCTGGAATGCGTCTGCCCCGCTGTCGTGCTCAAGGGCGAGGTGGTCATGGCTCCCAAGGAGCTTGCCGCCTACTTCGGCACCCCGGAAAAGCCGGAATGCCATATGCTCTACAACGTATCCACCATGGTCAACCTGTGGGGCGCCCTTGCCAGCCGGGACACCCGACTGCTGAAAGCCCAGCTGGATGCCCTCCACGCCCTGCCGGACAACTGCTGGTTCGTGAACTATCTGCGCTGCCACGATGACATCGGCTGGGGTCTGGACGAGGCGGTGGAAAACCGGCTGGGCATCGACCCGCAGAAGCATAAGGAATATCTGTACCACTTCTACGAGGGCAATTTCCCCGGCAGCTGGGCAAAGGGCGAGCTGTACAATTACGACCCCGCCACCGGCGATGCCCGGAGCTGCGGCACCACCGCCAGCCTGTGCGGCGTGGAGCAGGCACTGGAAAAGGACGACAAAACCGCACTGGACTACGCGGTGAAGCGTGACCTGCTGCTGCACACTGCCATGGCGTTTTTGCAGGGCTTCCCCATGCTGAACTGTGGCGATGAGATCGCTCAGCTCAATGGCTGGGATTACAAAAATGACCCCGACCGTGTGGAGGACAGCCGCAATCTGCATCGCAGCAAATTCAACTGGGAAGATGCCAAACAGCGCACCCAAAAGGGCACGCTGCAAAACCAGCTGTGGCAGGGTATGGAGCAGCTGCGCCAGATGCGGGCAGACCCCTGCTTTGCCCCGGATGCGTGGGTAACAACTTGGGACAGTCACAACCCCGGCGTGCTGGCGCTGGTACGCAAGCGTGGCGAGGAAACGCTGGTGGGACTGTTCAACTTTACCGAGTACCCGGCAGGGGCCAGTCTGGACGCGCTGGGCGGCAAGTATCACACCCCGGAGGGCACTTCCGTCTGGCTGGCGGATGTGGAGCTGGAGCCGTATCAGGCGCTGCTGGTAAAAAATAAATAA
- a CDS encoding ABC transporter ATP-binding protein, giving the protein MIEKIQHATASSPEGAKGLVKGVLACAFQNMAFMLPTGLLYLLVKDLLAGSTSGRSTFYLVGCVACFVLILLTTWFQYNGTYFTTYKESGTRRLTLAERLRKLPLSFFGKRDLADLTSTIMADCEVLEKDCSHFIPGLFGSLISTVLIALSLFAFDWRMALAALWVIPVSAAIVVGSYRVQDKVQARTMAAKMACADGIQEYIETLRDLKASNAEQRYLSGLSDKIRAVEKQSIVAELETALFVSSAGMVLKLGIASVALTGSVLLVQGSIDVLTLFLFLMAASRMYDPMQGALQNLAAVIAMRTNVGRMNEILEYPVQTGSEQLTNQGCDIVFDHVGFAYNSGETVLRDVSFTAKQGEVTALVGPSGGGKTTVSRLAARFWDYQKGSITVGGMEVSQIDPEKLMSLYSIVFQDVTLFDNTILENIRLGRKGATDEEVLAAAKLANCEEFAEKLPDKWNTNIGENGCALSGGERQRISIARAFLKDAPIILLDEATASLDVENETAIQEALSRLIKNKTVLIIAHRMRTVAGADQVVVLSGGIVAEQGSPAELYARKGLYTHMVDLQSASQNWTI; this is encoded by the coding sequence ATGATCGAAAAAATTCAACACGCCACAGCCAGCTCCCCGGAGGGCGCAAAGGGGCTTGTAAAGGGCGTTCTGGCCTGTGCGTTCCAGAACATGGCGTTCATGCTGCCCACCGGGCTGCTGTATCTTCTGGTAAAAGACCTGCTGGCAGGCTCTACGAGCGGGAGAAGCACCTTTTATCTGGTGGGATGCGTTGCCTGCTTTGTGCTGATTTTGCTGACCACATGGTTCCAGTACAACGGCACCTATTTTACTACCTATAAAGAGAGCGGCACCCGCCGCCTGACCCTTGCAGAGCGGCTGCGCAAGCTGCCCTTGTCCTTCTTTGGCAAGCGGGATCTTGCCGACCTGACCAGCACCATCATGGCAGACTGCGAGGTACTGGAAAAGGACTGCTCCCACTTCATCCCCGGTCTGTTCGGCTCCCTCATCTCCACCGTGCTCATTGCCCTGAGCCTGTTTGCGTTCGACTGGCGGATGGCACTGGCGGCTCTGTGGGTCATTCCGGTATCCGCTGCCATCGTGGTGGGCAGCTATCGGGTACAGGATAAGGTGCAGGCCAGGACCATGGCGGCGAAAATGGCCTGTGCGGACGGCATTCAGGAGTACATCGAGACCCTCCGGGACCTGAAAGCCAGCAATGCGGAGCAGCGGTATCTGTCTGGCCTTTCCGACAAAATTCGGGCAGTGGAAAAGCAGTCTATTGTGGCAGAACTGGAAACAGCGCTGTTTGTGTCCTCCGCCGGCATGGTGCTCAAGCTGGGTATTGCGTCGGTGGCGCTCACCGGCTCAGTGCTGCTGGTGCAGGGCAGTATCGACGTACTGACCCTGTTTCTGTTCCTGATGGCAGCTTCCCGGATGTACGATCCTATGCAGGGCGCTTTGCAGAATCTGGCAGCCGTCATTGCCATGCGCACCAACGTGGGCCGGATGAATGAGATTCTGGAATACCCAGTCCAGACCGGCAGCGAGCAGCTGACCAATCAGGGCTGCGATATCGTGTTCGACCATGTGGGCTTTGCCTATAACTCTGGCGAGACGGTTCTGCGGGATGTTTCCTTTACCGCAAAGCAGGGCGAGGTCACGGCACTGGTGGGCCCCTCCGGCGGCGGCAAGACCACTGTTTCCCGGCTGGCAGCACGGTTCTGGGATTATCAGAAGGGCAGCATCACCGTGGGCGGCATGGAGGTTTCCCAAATAGACCCGGAAAAGCTCATGAGCCTGTATTCCATCGTCTTTCAGGATGTGACCCTGTTTGACAACACGATCCTCGAAAACATCCGTCTGGGGCGCAAGGGGGCCACCGACGAGGAGGTTCTGGCGGCGGCAAAGCTGGCAAACTGCGAGGAATTTGCCGAAAAGCTGCCGGACAAGTGGAACACCAACATCGGCGAGAATGGATGCGCTCTTTCCGGCGGCGAGCGTCAGCGCATTTCCATCGCCCGTGCTTTTCTGAAGGATGCGCCTATCATCCTGCTGGACGAGGCCACCGCCAGCTTGGATGTGGAAAACGAAACTGCCATTCAGGAGGCACTATCCCGGCTCATAAAAAACAAGACCGTCCTCATCATCGCCCACCGGATGCGCACCGTAGCCGGTGCGGATCAGGTGGTGGTGCTGTCGGGTGGCATCGTGGCCGAGCAGGGCAGCCCGGCAGAGCTGTACGCCCGGAAGGGACTGTACACCCACATGGTGGATCTGCAGTCGGCAAGCCAGAACTGGACGATCTGA
- a CDS encoding alpha/beta fold hydrolase, producing the protein MEIKRFGNIEGKTMMLLHGNLMCWQQFEDLIPLLERKFCVYAVSFDGFDGTGKTTYTTAQNQADKLAGYIEKELDGRLDLLFAESLGCGPAVFLKASPTVQIDRMILSGPEYLDFGVLNRLILKVMPQKQYRTAHEKYMPAWALRFMGQTEQGMQTMLRRIPDHISLESVRATWEAGLYLYRTDFLVQPDAKVACWYGEKEGHMKKAIQRLRTAYPSLIVRCFPGFGHGEIINHPALLASELERFLTDGGTERCAKGSGK; encoded by the coding sequence ATGGAAATCAAACGATTCGGCAATATAGAGGGAAAGACCATGATGCTGCTGCACGGAAATCTTATGTGCTGGCAGCAGTTTGAGGATTTGATCCCGCTGCTGGAAAGGAAATTCTGCGTGTATGCCGTCAGCTTCGATGGCTTTGACGGAACAGGCAAAACAACCTACACGACCGCCCAGAATCAGGCGGACAAGTTGGCCGGTTATATTGAGAAAGAGCTTGACGGACGGCTGGATCTGCTTTTTGCAGAGTCGCTGGGCTGCGGACCGGCTGTTTTTCTGAAGGCTTCCCCAACCGTTCAGATCGATCGGATGATCCTCAGCGGGCCGGAGTATCTGGATTTCGGAGTGCTGAATCGACTGATTTTGAAGGTCATGCCGCAAAAGCAATATCGAACGGCACACGAAAAGTATATGCCTGCATGGGCACTGCGCTTTATGGGGCAGACGGAGCAGGGAATGCAGACTATGCTCCGCCGTATCCCGGATCATATCAGTTTGGAATCCGTCCGGGCCACTTGGGAGGCAGGACTTTATCTCTATCGAACGGACTTTTTGGTACAGCCCGATGCAAAGGTCGCCTGTTGGTACGGAGAAAAAGAAGGGCACATGAAAAAGGCCATCCAGCGGCTGCGGACGGCATATCCGAGCCTGATCGTCCGCTGTTTCCCCGGTTTCGGCCATGGCGAGATCATCAATCATCCGGCGCTGCTTGCATCGGAGCTGGAACGCTTTCTGACGGATGGCGGGACAGAGAGATGTGCTAAAGGATCAGGAAAGTGA